In 'Nostoc azollae' 0708, the following are encoded in one genomic region:
- a CDS encoding type IV pilus secretin family protein: MKQVHSNVLISSATACVLLAAQPASAQTTQITQVQLSPAEGGISVILKTSAGEKPQVFTTQRGNALVADIINTKLLLLQGNNFRQENPAPGIASVEVNQLNANSVRVTVTGNDTAPNSKPVMRQDNSLTLSFTSSRDATTSITPNTDTTAAVPITPAATPVEPGKKIEVLVPNPEVTIDGKPAQPAGPNQPYNQAPPFLPRAVAPPVGDITVSNIDTSPTSIDLGTQERVPRLVLRDAPVREVLSLLARAAGMNVAYIGSEGAAATPPAGGQLAATTSQTISLDIENEAVQDVFNYVLRLSALEANRSGRTIFVGAKLPNSTRDNVMRSLRLNQVTVGVALNFLVALGAESAVSRERLVTSVNAVPVGSAANAAITQTQTTTETKIETQRIDYKDSVPLLRGLQASGDERTNSVTLVGNPKIVEMAISQLTQLDVRRRQVVVNVKIIDVNLLGIQDYTSSFSFGIGDNYFSNDGGAATFNFGGSRPATSSEVANSITDTPVITNPITGEPFLSTTESTTLTGAGPGTTIINQSASVVPLGDGTTLAPGGIKVIPNTDATTFTPISSASSNPLQPGFTSITQSTNNIITINADGTTSVTQGTAGTATASLPSLYKFPKRFLASLQAQVQTGNAKILTDPTLIVQEGQDAVVKLTSEVYGGIRITDTLREPIIKEAGLTLAVKVERIDDNGFVSLSVAPTVSAFANSASTPDGNIALLAARSLQSGILRLRDGQTLILSGIIQDQDRTTISKLPILGDIPLLGSLFRKTNRQNERREVIVLLTPQVMDDSERSAYGYNYNPSSQVRQILERRGLKVPNNR; the protein is encoded by the coding sequence GTGAAACAAGTTCATAGTAATGTTTTAATCTCAAGTGCAACTGCTTGTGTACTCTTAGCAGCCCAGCCAGCTTCGGCACAGACCACTCAAATTACTCAAGTACAACTAAGTCCTGCTGAGGGAGGAATTAGTGTCATTTTAAAGACCTCTGCTGGTGAGAAGCCCCAAGTATTTACCACACAGCGTGGTAACGCCCTAGTCGCAGATATTATTAATACCAAATTGCTTTTACTGCAAGGTAATAATTTCCGCCAAGAAAACCCCGCCCCCGGAATAGCATCGGTAGAAGTAAATCAATTAAATGCTAATAGTGTGCGTGTGACGGTCACTGGTAATGATACCGCTCCTAATAGTAAACCCGTCATGCGTCAAGATAACAGTCTGACCCTGAGCTTTACTTCTAGCAGAGACGCGACAACATCTATAACACCAAATACAGATACTACCGCAGCAGTACCTATAACCCCTGCTGCTACTCCAGTCGAACCAGGCAAAAAGATAGAAGTGCTAGTTCCTAACCCAGAAGTAACAATTGATGGAAAACCTGCACAACCAGCAGGACCTAATCAACCTTACAACCAAGCACCTCCCTTCTTGCCCAGAGCTGTTGCTCCCCCAGTAGGAGATATTACAGTATCTAACATTGATACTTCTCCTACCAGTATTGATTTAGGAACTCAGGAACGAGTGCCGCGTTTAGTATTGCGAGATGCGCCAGTTAGAGAAGTTTTATCACTGCTGGCTCGTGCTGCTGGTATGAACGTAGCTTATATAGGCAGCGAAGGAGCAGCAGCAACACCACCTGCGGGAGGCCAACTGGCTGCTACCACCAGTCAAACGATTTCTCTGGATATTGAAAATGAAGCAGTGCAAGATGTATTTAATTACGTTTTGCGTTTGAGTGCTTTAGAAGCTAACCGCAGTGGGAGAACGATTTTTGTCGGGGCTAAATTGCCTAATTCCACCCGTGATAATGTCATGCGGAGTTTGCGGCTGAATCAGGTAACGGTTGGTGTTGCTTTAAATTTTTTAGTTGCCTTGGGTGCAGAAAGCGCTGTTAGCCGTGAAAGACTGGTTACTAGCGTGAATGCTGTGCCTGTAGGTAGTGCTGCTAATGCCGCAATTACCCAAACTCAGACCACTACAGAAACAAAAATTGAGACGCAACGAATTGACTACAAAGATTCAGTACCCTTACTCAGAGGGTTACAAGCATCAGGAGACGAACGGACAAATTCTGTCACCTTAGTTGGAAATCCAAAAATAGTTGAGATGGCAATATCTCAACTCACTCAACTTGATGTCCGTCGTCGTCAAGTTGTGGTCAACGTCAAAATTATTGATGTCAACCTTTTAGGTATTCAAGACTATACCTCTAGCTTTTCCTTTGGGATTGGTGATAATTACTTCTCTAATGACGGGGGTGCAGCAACTTTTAATTTTGGTGGTTCTAGACCAGCTACCAGTAGTGAAGTGGCAAATAGTATCACTGACACACCTGTGATCACAAATCCAATTACAGGAGAGCCTTTCTTAAGTACCACTGAATCTACAACGCTTACAGGTGCAGGTCCCGGTACAACAATTATTAACCAATCTGCAAGTGTAGTGCCTCTAGGGGATGGCACTACACTTGCACCCGGAGGTATTAAAGTAATCCCTAACACAGATGCTACTACATTTACACCCATTTCATCGGCATCGAGTAATCCCCTACAACCAGGTTTTACATCAATTACTCAATCAACAAATAATATCATCACTATCAATGCAGATGGAACTACAAGCGTAACACAAGGTACTGCTGGCACAGCAACAGCATCTTTACCTTCTCTGTACAAATTCCCCAAACGTTTCCTTGCAAGTTTACAGGCTCAGGTACAAACTGGGAATGCGAAGATTTTGACTGATCCAACCTTAATTGTGCAGGAAGGACAGGATGCTGTAGTTAAGTTAACCTCAGAAGTATACGGAGGTATTAGAATCACCGACACACTGAGAGAACCAATCATCAAGGAAGCGGGTTTAACTCTAGCAGTTAAAGTAGAGAGGATTGATGACAATGGTTTCGTGTCCTTGTCTGTTGCACCAACTGTATCTGCATTTGCTAATAGTGCATCAACTCCTGATGGCAATATTGCCTTATTAGCAGCCAGAAGTCTTCAATCTGGTATACTTCGCTTACGAGATGGTCAAACCCTGATTTTATCCGGCATTATTCAAGACCAAGACCGAACTACTATTTCCAAGCTGCCTATCTTGGGTGATATTCCTCTGCTTGGGTCGCTGTTTAGAAAAACAAACAGACAGAATGAACGTAGGGAGGTAATTGTGTTACTCACACCGCAGGTAATGGATGACTCGGAGCGTTCTGCTTATGGTTATAACTACAATCCTAGTTCACAGGTGCGACAAATCCTGGAGCGTCGTGGGTTGAAGGTTCCTAATAATCGTTAA
- a CDS encoding GspMb/PilO family protein — MTLSDDLSFSQQNTNFDDAASSYRSVFGITLTPQIIGGSVGGIGFLAAVYMILNMVMPAWDNFQQLQTKSTELQGQVDQKRLQAKQADKVKTELADVKKQQIQVLGLFANERSLDTLLMDTSRLVDSSNAQITANDAIRAKLKRFVPAADKAEIIADNSLGEKVNNKLKRRVVKVEIEGNFEQTQSIMRNIERLQPLLLVQNYDSKLVPPEVDKANDEKKKAVRTGIGKLSTSFDLVALMPLTAEEAAELAAKAAPPAK; from the coding sequence ATGACACTGAGTGATGATTTAAGTTTTTCTCAACAGAATACCAACTTTGATGATGCGGCATCATCCTATCGATCTGTATTTGGTATCACTTTAACACCACAGATTATTGGTGGATCGGTGGGCGGTATAGGATTTCTTGCCGCCGTTTATATGATACTGAATATGGTCATGCCCGCTTGGGATAACTTTCAGCAGTTACAAACCAAAAGCACCGAACTGCAAGGGCAAGTTGACCAAAAAAGACTCCAAGCCAAACAAGCTGACAAAGTAAAGACAGAATTAGCTGATGTCAAGAAGCAGCAAATCCAAGTTTTAGGCTTGTTTGCCAATGAAAGAAGTTTGGATACTTTATTGATGGATACCAGTCGCTTAGTAGATTCTAGCAATGCTCAAATCACTGCTAATGATGCCATAAGAGCCAAACTCAAACGGTTTGTACCAGCAGCAGATAAAGCAGAAATAATTGCTGATAACAGTCTGGGAGAAAAAGTTAACAATAAGCTTAAACGCAGAGTTGTTAAGGTGGAAATTGAAGGTAATTTTGAACAAACCCAGTCAATAATGCGTAATATTGAGCGTTTACAGCCTTTATTACTTGTTCAAAACTATGATTCAAAATTGGTACCACCAGAGGTAGACAAAGCAAATGATGAAAAAAAGAAAGCAGTGCGGACTGGAATAGGCAAACTGTCAACGTCTTTTGACCTAGTCGCATTAATGCCATTGACAGCAGAAGAAGCCGCAGAATTAGCAGCAAAAGCTGCTCCCCCAGCCAAGTAG
- a CDS encoding HU family DNA-binding protein: protein MNKGELVDAVAEKASVTKKQADAVLSAAIETIIEAVASGDKVTLVGFGSFESRERKAREGRNPKTNEKMEIPATKVPAFSAGKLFRERVAPPKE from the coding sequence ATGAACAAGGGCGAATTAGTTGATGCAGTGGCTGAAAAGGCTAGTGTGACTAAAAAACAAGCAGATGCTGTCTTAAGTGCGGCCATAGAAACTATTATTGAGGCTGTTGCCTCTGGTGATAAAGTCACTTTGGTGGGATTTGGTTCTTTTGAATCACGGGAACGCAAAGCTCGTGAAGGTCGCAACCCAAAAACAAATGAGAAAATGGAAATACCGGCAACTAAGGTTCCTGCCTTCTCTGCTGGGAAACTATTTAGAGAAAGGGTAGCACCCCCAAAAGAGTAG
- a CDS encoding dihydrolipoyl dehydrogenase family protein: MKIDYDVVIVGGSIIGYYAALTATQLQAKVALVQPQVNYEFNYHYALSEIAKMMQHCLDVADLGIITQPDTELNGTNSDTILADKSEISIHQARYINPWKQAIMYADAITTNLNQVNSLANLATQGVDVIIGNGEFSSSPQLSFAVNNRILNARTYLLACGSLSKIPDIAGLKTTGYVTLTNIWQSLEKPNPPKNWVILGGLPQSMEIAQTLARLGCNITLIFNHPSVFSHLDPELAQLLIAQLEADGVCVLNQIIVTQVRQVEDKKWVQAGDKAIETDEILVATGQQPNIGNLNLTAVGVKCRPRGLVVNDKLQTTNQRIYACGDVIGGYDIANIANYEAKIAVNNALFFPRLAVNYNYIPWMISSQPMVAQVGLTELQAKRQYGKQEVLVLRQYFKTLAAAQVQDNITGICKLTSLENGKILGCSILGTAAGELINLIALAMSQNLKIQHLAKIAAVYPSFSETLEQTVREWSNIKLSKNHRLQEFLQSFFHFRRDWNL, translated from the coding sequence ATGAAAATTGATTATGATGTCGTAATTGTTGGTGGCAGTATAATTGGATACTACGCTGCCTTAACGGCAACCCAACTACAGGCCAAAGTTGCCTTGGTACAGCCTCAAGTCAACTATGAATTTAATTATCATTACGCACTCAGTGAAATTGCTAAAATGATGCAGCATTGCCTTGATGTCGCAGATTTGGGAATTATTACACAACCAGATACTGAATTAAATGGGACGAATAGCGATACAATACTAGCTGACAAATCAGAAATATCAATACATCAAGCCCGCTACATTAACCCTTGGAAACAAGCGATAATGTATGCTGATGCGATCACTACAAATCTCAACCAAGTTAATTCTCTCGCTAATTTAGCTACTCAAGGAGTTGATGTCATTATTGGTAATGGTGAATTTTCATCTTCTCCCCAACTTAGTTTTGCAGTTAATAACCGAATTTTAAACGCGCGTACCTATTTACTTGCTTGTGGTTCGCTTTCCAAAATTCCCGACATTGCAGGTTTGAAAACCACTGGTTATGTAACTCTTACTAATATTTGGCAATCGTTAGAAAAACCTAATCCGCCAAAAAATTGGGTAATTCTTGGTGGGTTACCTCAAAGTATGGAAATTGCGCAAACTTTAGCCCGTTTAGGTTGCAATATCACTCTGATATTTAATCATCCCAGCGTTTTCTCTCATCTTGACCCAGAATTAGCCCAGTTATTGATAGCACAATTAGAAGCTGATGGTGTGTGTGTCTTGAATCAAATAATAGTCACTCAAGTGCGACAAGTTGAAGATAAAAAATGGGTTCAAGCTGGAGATAAAGCCATTGAAACTGATGAAATTTTAGTTGCTACTGGACAACAACCAAATATAGGAAATTTGAATTTAACAGCAGTAGGAGTAAAATGTCGTCCACGCGGTTTAGTGGTTAATGACAAACTACAAACTACAAATCAACGCATTTATGCTTGTGGTGATGTTATAGGTGGTTATGATATTGCCAATATCGCTAATTATGAAGCCAAAATCGCTGTCAACAATGCTCTATTCTTTCCGAGATTGGCAGTTAATTATAATTATATTCCTTGGATGATATCTTCTCAACCAATGGTAGCCCAAGTGGGGTTAACAGAATTGCAAGCTAAACGCCAATATGGTAAACAGGAAGTTTTAGTTTTAAGACAATATTTTAAAACACTAGCAGCAGCCCAAGTTCAAGACAATATTACAGGTATTTGTAAACTAACTTCCTTAGAAAATGGCAAAATTTTGGGATGTTCTATATTGGGTACAGCCGCAGGAGAGTTAATTAATTTAATTGCTTTGGCAATGTCGCAAAATCTGAAAATTCAGCATTTAGCAAAAATAGCTGCTGTTTATCCCAGTTTCTCGGAAACATTAGAACAAACTGTACGAGAATGGAGTAATATAAAACTTTCTAAAAACCACAGGTTACAAGAATTTCTACAAAGTTTCTTCCATTTTCGTCGTGATTGGAATTTATAG
- the pilM gene encoding type IV pilus assembly protein PilM: MVNVLSNLSNLSNILGKSNKGVGIELAPERMNIVHLCKQRQGLKIESLTTIPVPEGIVVDGQINDPPRMAEIIQQGMAESKIKASRVATCIPGRDAIVRVIPVPAELDNKELREMVLNHEAALYLPYPREEADVDYQKLGYFVDEDGIEKVQVLLVATRKEITDTYINTFAEAGLKVDVLEINSFALIRTIRDQLRLFGPQEAAVLVDIEFDSTEIAIIINGVPQFSRTVPIGTYQLQAALSRAMNLPTSRDMDMLMGMTIPTNSMDVGRTGTTGVNPGMGPMLKILGELSDELRRSIDFYINQSEGLEVAQILLAGTGGGLQQLDEFFTQRLGFPTTQIDPIRDLSLQVEAEKYPPVQRPGLGIILGLAMREG, from the coding sequence GTGGTAAACGTCTTAAGCAATCTTAGTAATCTCAGTAATATCCTTGGGAAATCTAATAAAGGTGTTGGCATTGAGCTTGCACCAGAACGAATGAATATAGTTCACCTATGTAAGCAACGCCAAGGCTTAAAAATAGAATCTTTGACCACCATACCAGTTCCAGAGGGGATAGTTGTTGATGGTCAAATTAACGATCCTCCTAGGATGGCGGAAATCATCCAACAGGGAATGGCTGAAAGTAAAATTAAAGCTTCCCGTGTTGCCACTTGTATCCCCGGACGAGATGCTATTGTGCGTGTGATTCCTGTTCCAGCAGAGTTGGATAATAAAGAGTTGCGGGAGATGGTGCTTAACCATGAGGCTGCACTATATCTACCCTATCCACGAGAAGAAGCTGATGTAGATTATCAGAAATTGGGGTATTTTGTGGATGAGGATGGTATTGAAAAAGTACAAGTGCTTTTAGTTGCCACTCGTAAGGAAATAACAGATACCTATATTAACACTTTTGCTGAAGCAGGATTAAAAGTTGATGTTTTAGAAATTAACAGTTTTGCCCTGATTCGGACTATTCGAGACCAGTTAAGGCTATTCGGACCCCAAGAAGCCGCTGTATTAGTTGATATCGAGTTTGACAGTACTGAAATTGCTATTATTATCAATGGAGTACCACAATTTTCCCGTACAGTACCTATAGGTACATATCAACTGCAAGCAGCTCTATCAAGGGCAATGAATTTACCCACATCACGAGATATGGATATGTTGATGGGCATGACTATTCCTACAAATTCTATGGATGTGGGTAGGACTGGGACTACTGGTGTTAATCCTGGTATGGGACCTATGTTAAAAATACTGGGAGAATTATCAGATGAACTGCGTCGTTCTATAGATTTTTACATTAATCAGAGTGAAGGTTTAGAAGTGGCGCAGATTCTACTAGCTGGGACTGGAGGAGGACTCCAACAGCTAGATGAGTTCTTTACTCAAAGATTAGGTTTTCCTACTACTCAAATAGATCCAATTAGGGATTTGTCCTTGCAAGTAGAAGCCGAAAAATATCCACCCGTGCAACGTCCTGGATTGGGGATAATACTGGGTTTAGCAATGCGGGAGGGATAA
- a CDS encoding PilN domain-containing protein: MYSLDINFLRDRASIEFNENQPVRQPINLEDLIPVFLGVGVGLCFPALVFGGFWILQAQSSGLEQKIAKLDQEGKELDGKIADIKKIKDEMAGVQDQTQALVTVFDQIRPWSAMLQDLRARIPPSVQVENIRQIPPVIQALAATATVTSPKPSNPAGILEINGYARSFSDVNDFLLTMGQSNLLNAAESGISTAELIDAPAITGAVPPENKSQDTSGVKFKPPQVVKYTIKASLSNVPASELIRELEQKGTVGLVKRIRSLQETGAIAK, translated from the coding sequence ATGTATAGTCTGGATATTAACTTTCTTAGAGACAGAGCGTCTATTGAGTTTAATGAGAATCAACCTGTCAGACAACCAATTAATCTGGAAGATTTAATACCAGTGTTTTTGGGAGTGGGTGTAGGTTTATGTTTCCCAGCTTTGGTATTTGGTGGTTTTTGGATTTTACAAGCACAAAGTTCTGGATTAGAACAAAAAATAGCAAAACTAGATCAGGAAGGTAAGGAGTTAGACGGTAAAATAGCCGACATTAAGAAAATAAAGGATGAAATGGCAGGTGTCCAAGACCAAACACAAGCTTTGGTGACTGTGTTTGATCAGATCCGTCCCTGGTCAGCGATGTTACAAGATTTGCGCGCTCGCATTCCCCCAAGTGTACAAGTTGAAAATATCAGGCAAATACCACCTGTGATTCAAGCACTGGCTGCCACTGCCACTGTTACAAGTCCAAAACCTAGTAATCCTGCGGGGATATTAGAAATTAATGGCTATGCACGCTCTTTTAGTGATGTTAATGACTTTCTACTAACTATGGGACAATCTAACTTGTTGAATGCCGCAGAAAGCGGAATTAGTACAGCAGAGTTAATTGATGCACCTGCTATCACTGGTGCTGTTCCACCTGAAAATAAATCTCAAGATACATCTGGGGTTAAATTCAAACCACCACAAGTGGTTAAGTACACTATTAAAGCTAGTCTCAGTAATGTACCAGCATCGGAATTAATTCGTGAATTAGAACAAAAAGGCACAGTCGGATTAGTAAAGAGGATTCGTAGCCTCCAAGAAACAGGAGCGATCGCTAAATGA
- the cobD gene encoding threonine-phosphate decarboxylase CobD encodes MREKAHGGNLVWAAALAGCPPDAIVDFSASISPLGPPNSVIAAITSQFANLKHYPDPDYRELKLSLGRFHKIPLEWILPGNGSAELLTLVGRELAHLAATMLITPAFGDYYRTLAAYNAKVLEFPVNLGIRDWGLGKISSSFPLSRNCGLLLNNPHNPTGKLFLRDEILPYLEDFALVVVDEAFMDFLPPDEEQSLIGLVQEYENLVILRSLTKFYSLPGLRLGYVIAHPDRLAKWQSWRDPWPVNILAAAAAIAALQDTEFQQLSWKWLPDARNQLFQGLVQLPGLNPLEGAVNYLLVESQQSTSELQTKLLQQHQVFIRDCLSFKELGDHFFRIAVRSESDNQRLLTALKSVISYQYGDWGR; translated from the coding sequence ATGCGGGAAAAAGCACACGGGGGAAATTTAGTTTGGGCAGCGGCATTAGCTGGCTGTCCCCCTGATGCTATTGTTGATTTTTCTGCCAGCATCAGCCCGTTGGGACCACCAAACAGCGTTATTGCTGCGATCACGTCCCAATTTGCTAATCTTAAGCACTATCCAGACCCAGATTATAGGGAACTCAAACTATCTCTGGGTCGCTTTCATAAAATACCTCTTGAGTGGATTTTGCCTGGCAATGGTTCAGCAGAATTACTAACTTTAGTAGGTAGAGAATTGGCGCATTTAGCGGCAACAATGTTAATTACTCCAGCCTTTGGTGACTATTACCGCACCCTAGCGGCTTACAATGCTAAAGTGCTGGAGTTTCCCGTTAATTTGGGGATTAGGGACTGGGGACTGGGAAAGATTTCTTCCTCTTTTCCCTTGTCTAGAAATTGTGGTTTGTTGCTAAATAATCCTCACAACCCGACAGGGAAGTTATTTTTACGAGATGAGATTTTGCCCTACCTGGAAGATTTTGCTTTGGTGGTGGTGGATGAGGCGTTTATGGATTTTCTCCCTCCTGATGAGGAACAAAGCTTGATTGGGTTGGTGCAGGAATATGAGAATTTGGTGATATTACGATCGCTCACAAAATTTTACAGTTTACCGGGGTTAAGGTTAGGATATGTGATCGCTCACCCTGACCGTCTGGCTAAATGGCAATCATGGCGAGATCCTTGGCCAGTAAATATCTTAGCCGCAGCCGCAGCCATAGCAGCACTTCAAGATACAGAATTTCAACAACTAAGCTGGAAATGGCTACCAGACGCACGCAATCAACTTTTTCAAGGTTTAGTCCAACTTCCGGGATTAAACCCCCTAGAAGGCGCTGTTAATTACCTATTAGTAGAGTCTCAACAGTCTACCTCTGAGTTACAAACAAAATTACTTCAACAGCACCAGGTTTTTATTCGTGATTGTCTTAGCTTTAAAGAATTGGGCGATCACTTTTTCCGCATCGCTGTCCGTTCGGAATCTGATAACCAACGCTTGCTAACAGCCCTTAAATCAGTTATCAGTTATCAGTATGGGGACTGGGGGAGATGA
- a CDS encoding ABC transporter substrate-binding protein — protein sequence MIRLQKFKQLTVWVMLGLLTSWIVSCSTDNVGTISKPVTSEVTKIEFWTMQLQPQFTNYFQSLITSFESQNPSIKVKWVDVPWSAMENKILTAVSAKTPPDVVNLNPDFASQLAGRNAWLDLDEKVPSEVSSSYLPNIWQASTLNGKTFGIPWYLTTRLTIYNTDLLKQAGITKPPATYTELAQEAQQIKDKTGKYAFFATFVPQDSGEVLESFVQMGVTLVNAEGKAAFNSPQGKAAFQYWVYLYKKGLLPKESLTQGHRHAIDLYQSGETAFLASGPEFLETISNNAPKISQASAIAPQITGDTGKKNVAVMNIVIPRASKQPDAAVKFALFVTNDENQLAFAKAANVLPSTVTALADSYFKEVPATATIAEKGRIISAQQMQTAEVLTPKMKDFKFLQKAIYENLQAAMLGQKTVDKALEDAAQQWNNR from the coding sequence ATGATTCGATTACAAAAATTCAAACAACTAACTGTTTGGGTAATGCTTGGCTTACTTACCAGTTGGATAGTAAGTTGCAGCACAGACAATGTGGGAACAATTTCAAAACCAGTGACTTCAGAAGTGACAAAGATTGAGTTTTGGACAATGCAACTCCAACCTCAATTTACCAACTACTTCCAAAGCCTGATTACAAGCTTTGAATCCCAAAACCCCAGTATCAAAGTTAAATGGGTAGATGTGCCTTGGTCTGCAATGGAGAACAAAATTTTAACAGCTGTCTCCGCAAAAACGCCACCAGATGTTGTTAACCTTAACCCAGATTTTGCATCCCAACTGGCAGGACGAAATGCCTGGTTAGATTTGGATGAAAAAGTTCCAAGTGAAGTTAGTTCCTCCTATTTGCCTAATATTTGGCAAGCTAGTACCTTGAATGGCAAGACTTTTGGCATTCCCTGGTATCTCACCACAAGGTTAACTATTTATAACACTGATTTGTTAAAACAAGCTGGTATCACAAAACCACCTGCAACTTATACAGAATTAGCGCAAGAGGCACAACAAATTAAAGATAAAACTGGTAAATACGCCTTTTTTGCTACTTTTGTACCCCAAGATTCTGGTGAGGTTTTGGAATCATTTGTACAGATGGGAGTTACTCTGGTCAATGCTGAGGGTAAAGCGGCTTTTAATTCACCACAAGGAAAAGCAGCTTTTCAGTATTGGGTATATCTGTATAAGAAAGGATTACTACCTAAAGAATCATTAACACAAGGCCACCGTCATGCAATTGATTTATACCAATCAGGGGAAACAGCATTTTTAGCTTCGGGTCCTGAGTTTTTGGAGACGATATCAAATAATGCACCCAAAATTTCTCAAGCTTCTGCTATAGCACCTCAAATTACAGGAGATACAGGGAAGAAAAATGTCGCTGTCATGAACATAGTTATTCCCCGTGCCAGCAAACAACCTGATGCAGCAGTGAAATTTGCCTTATTTGTTACTAATGACGAAAATCAATTAGCTTTTGCTAAAGCTGCTAATGTTTTACCTTCAACAGTTACAGCACTTGCTGATAGTTATTTTAAAGAAGTTCCTGCTACTGCTACCATTGCGGAAAAGGGACGTATTATCAGCGCCCAACAGATGCAAACAGCAGAGGTTTTAACTCCGAAAATGAAGGATTTTAAATTTTTACAAAAGGCAATTTATGAAAATCTCCAAGCTGCAATGTTAGGACAAAAAACGGTCGATAAAGCTCTAGAAGATGCAGCGCAACAGTGGAATAATCGGTGA
- a CDS encoding bifunctional folylpolyglutamate synthase/dihydrofolate synthase codes for MNIDSLLQPLQHFGVNLGLTRIVKLLANLDNPHHQVPLIHVGGTNGKGSVCAYLSSVLTEAGYRTGRYTSPHLVDWTERICINERPINPETLSQLILRIQSAIDLREESPTQFEVITAAAWLYFAQQKVDVAIVEVGLGGRLDATNVCPKPLVTVITSISREHWQQLGPTVADIAGEKAGIIKPGCPVVIGQLPADAEKVVRARSLELQCPIIAPQPAQEINPGWAEYYKIQNSKYPPGNHPPGLYQIENSESIRYHLPLQGQIQLHNSTLALAALEILQKQGWQISEQTIINGIGKTKWPGRMQWFTWKHNNYNYQLLIDGAHNPASAQVLRNYVDSFSTQNITWVIGMLATKDHSDIFHALLKTGDKLYLVPVPDNNSANLDHLSKLANETYPDLGFCSTYPDVFSALDAAFTSTDNLVVLCGSLYLIGHFLGNSN; via the coding sequence GTGAATATAGATTCCTTACTCCAACCCCTTCAGCATTTTGGTGTCAATCTGGGACTAACACGCATTGTCAAATTATTAGCAAATCTTGACAATCCCCATCATCAAGTTCCTCTAATTCATGTTGGTGGAACTAATGGCAAAGGTTCTGTATGCGCTTATCTTTCCTCCGTACTCACCGAAGCTGGTTATCGTACAGGACGGTACACTTCCCCGCATTTGGTAGATTGGACAGAACGTATCTGTATAAATGAACGGCCAATCAACCCAGAAACTTTATCTCAATTGATACTACGTATTCAATCGGCTATTGACCTAAGAGAAGAGTCACCAACCCAGTTTGAAGTAATTACCGCAGCAGCTTGGTTATATTTTGCACAACAAAAAGTCGATGTGGCGATAGTGGAAGTGGGATTAGGAGGGCGTTTAGATGCTACTAATGTTTGTCCTAAGCCTTTAGTAACGGTAATTACTTCCATTAGTAGAGAACATTGGCAACAATTAGGTCCGACAGTTGCTGATATTGCCGGAGAAAAAGCAGGTATTATTAAACCTGGATGTCCTGTAGTAATAGGACAATTGCCAGCAGATGCTGAAAAAGTTGTGCGAGCGCGCAGCTTAGAATTACAATGCCCTATAATTGCCCCTCAACCTGCTCAAGAAATTAACCCAGGATGGGCAGAATACTATAAAATTCAAAATTCAAAATATCCTCCGGGAAATCACCCTCCAGGTTTATACCAAATTGAAAATTCTGAATCAATTAGATATCATCTACCATTACAAGGACAAATTCAATTACATAATTCGACTTTGGCTTTAGCGGCTTTAGAAATATTACAAAAACAAGGTTGGCAAATTTCTGAACAAACCATTATTAATGGTATAGGAAAAACCAAATGGCCAGGAAGAATGCAATGGTTCACATGGAAACATAATAATTACAATTATCAATTATTAATTGATGGCGCACATAACCCAGCATCAGCACAAGTTTTAAGAAATTATGTAGATAGTTTCAGTACCCAAAATATAACCTGGGTAATTGGAATGTTAGCCACCAAAGATCATAGTGATATTTTTCACGCATTATTGAAAACAGGAGATAAATTATATTTAGTACCAGTCCCGGATAATAATTCAGCCAATCTTGACCACTTATCAAAATTAGCTAATGAAACTTACCCAGACTTAGGTTTTTGCAGCACCTATCCAGATGTATTTTCGGCTTTAGATGCTGCTTTCACCTCTACAGATAACCTAGTTGTTTTATGTGGTTCTCTTTATTTAATTGGACATTTTTTAGGAAATAGTAATTAG